The segment AAACCGTCCCTGAAAACCCGTTTTTGACCGACTCACGAAATCTTTTCTGCAGTAGTGTATCTTTGTAATACACTGACTAGGAGACCTCACTCTCAACTTTTCTAATACTCATAAGGTTATAAATAGAAGTGATATTATGACAATACATTATTGTTCTAATACTAATAGTTGTTAATATAGCAATATATAGTCGTAATTAAGGATGCAAAAAGAAATGGAATTCTTATGCGCAcaaggtttaattaattaagtaGTAGCGAATAAATAGTGATGAGAGGATATTGTGTCATTTATAACATATGAATTATGAATAAATATCGCATATGGTAATTTAGTGTTAATCTtaggcataaatgtgaatatATAAATTGGTGATGTTAATTGTAGCAAACAAGATACCAAGAAATATTTGTCGTGTGAACTAGTGATATACCGTGTGATGGCATGCAACATATTGCAAATATCTCATTTCGTAAAGATTTTGGCCCACTAAAGCTCATGGCAAGCCATCCATGCATCTCCTTCCTTTCAACTCTCCGTCAAATTTCAGCCTTGTTCAAACAAGAAATTAAAGTTAATCCTCCATGTGCTTCTGTTATGGTTGTTATGATTAAAATGTAAGTTTTCAAGTTGATCTTCTATAAGAATACTTATTGCACTAGTAAACCTTGTGACAACATATTATTGTGCCCCAGGCCTACCAATGACATTGTATGTTATTTTATAGCAAATTCTTGTTCGTTATAGATATAGAATATAAACCAATGGTACAATAATCTTGCTATATGACATGCTTTTTACCAACTGTGGTATTTTGGAAAAGAGTAGTGCATGCTAGtaacacaaaaatattttttcttggATTCACAAAATTTAAGATTTTTCACGAAATTTAAGATGTGCTATAGTAAAAAGCACTGCAGTACATATTGTTATGAGATAATATTGGAGAGAACCACGCGTAGCACGAGTGGTGGGAGCCCTGGGTTGGCTCCTACCCGCCAACGTTCGAGCCCCGCGCTCGACATTGTTGTCTCAACTCGGGTATTTTCCTCATTTTTGTTTCTTGTAGATCCTGGACATTCACGTGGTATGACATATATCATCTACAAGGCATTGTGCAGCTTTGTGATTTCTAGAAGGACGCTTGTTGCATATAGGTTGTAGGTATGTGTAGAGTTCAGATATTACAACTTATATACTTAGGAGTTCATGCTTAAAAAAAGAGATAATATTgcactgtataattaattgtaTGTTGTATTGTACTCCTCTtgctccaaattgtaagtcacttTAGGTTTTTTAACTCTattttttactatgtatctagatataatatatatttaggtGTATAGAAAAACGtttatatatctagaaaagtcaaaataaCTTACAATATGGAATAGAGTATTATACTGGTGGTGTATAATTTTATGATACTGTTTTTCAGCTTATACTAGTTGGCCCTGCTTTAACTGCCTTCATCGTTTGTAAGTAATTAAAATATTTGTTCACAATAATACTTGCCACTTTATATAATCCAGAAAAGGCATGTTTCTCAGTATGCCTAACTAACTAACTCTAGTATTCCCCCTTccctccccccccccaccccccccccccccccccacacacacacacaggctTAACATATTATCACAGCATTTTGTCCACAATTTGTTTAAAAAATATGCCTCCGAAAGGTTATGTGTGTTAGGTAACAGTAGCTTGCTCTGACTGAACCTTCACAGATCATGGCGGGTTCCACCATATGCTTGGTCGCAGCAACTATCAAGCACGCTTAGATCCTACTTCAATTCGGACAGCAAAATAATCATATAGCTTCCAGTACCTTTGGATGTGTCCTCCTAATCTATATTTCTACTAGCATTCTATCTCGCCATGCAAACATATTGTACACATTAATATCCACTAGTACATGTAACTATGTCTCCATTTAAGCTATTCACGTAACCATACGACATGATTTATTAATATATAATTACGTGTCCACGCATCAGAGTGCTAAGTCATCCACGAACATGTCTTatgatatttatttatttatatactccctctgtatAGGATTTATATGTCGTTTAGGACAGCAACACggtctccaaaacacaactttgacttctcatttttataaaattatttagaaaaaataatatatgtatacttttatgaaagtatttttaagacaaatctattcatataattttcacatttgcaaactcaacaatttaaaaattattgatAATTTATATTCCAAATGTTTGAcccagccttgtttgtttgCCTGATAAGTCATTGCAGAAAGTACTGctcgctgatttgttgtaagagaaaaacactgttgaatgacGGATAGATTTGGTtgataaactcaagcgaacTTGTCCAAAATCACTTTAAAATCCTATACGGAGGGGGTAAGTAAATATAAATAGTATAGTTTCATTTACAATTTCCGTAGCAATGCGAGGGGCATTCTTCTAGTTAAGTATATTTTGCATCACGAGGTCGTCAGTTTCTATTACTACATTAATTATGTCACATCTGGAATAGATATGCATTTTGTGAATGGCGTTTTTTATCATGTGTTTACACATATGTTTATCTTGCTTATGTCATTAAGTGTGCGACaggactttttttttgaaaggtaaCAGGACAATTAAATAGTTGATGCCAAGCAACCAACCTTGTGCACAACCTGATCCTAGTGGGCCCGCTCATATTTAAAAGAAGAGGCGTCCCGCATCCTCATAAATAAAGTTTATATTTGCATCTTTCGCCATCACAGTTGTGTGGCAGCTGATTCAACTTCTAGTATCTTGCTTGGAGAGGTCATCTATCTCCAGGAATTATTTCGATAGCGAGTGAACACAGTCGCAGATTACAGATTAAGATGCCATGTATGCACGTACGTGTTGCTCCAAGGGTTTGACAGTGTGGATGCAGGTGAATACATCATCAGGGTTCCGACATGGATAGCTGGGTGGGCAGGGCAGCTGCATCCTCCAGAGACCACATGATGATTACAGGGATGCAAATACGATAGTTTGGCCACCATATGTAGCAGCGCTCAACTACTTCCGCACTCTACCCTCTCAGGTAATTCAACCAGGTGGTTAAACTGAATTGGCACGGTAAAAGCCCCATAAGGCCGTGTTACAACCTCGAGGGTTCCGACTTTCAACATAATATTATCAAAGTCTTCAACTCGGGACCCTGACAATGAACGATTACTGAAGTCAATTCAAACAAGAACTGCAGAGTTCCAACAAAATCTGACACTTTCCAATACCTTGTTCACTTGAGTTTATCAGCCGAAATTACCAGCCATTCaggcagcagtgtttttctcatcTAGTACAATTGTAGAATCTGCTTATGCACGCACTACACTAGCATTGCAaagttattattttgctaataGGTCTCAGGTCCCCGTGAGAGACATGAGTGTGATTCGATTCCTGGGAATCGAACTTGCGCCGGCAGCAAGCACGCCGACTAGGCTAGCCACCTGGCATGAGAACAATCTGTTGTGAAGGATTCGCAAAACACGTCAACACTGTGGACATATTCAGCAAATTGCAACCAGTGCTTGTCACTGTTCTTATACAAGAGAGTTAAAACGACTGTTACAAATATTGGGGACTGAGATATATAATTGTATCGAGGATCAATAGAGACAGAGAAATCTTAAGACACTAAAACCCTTGACTATTATACCTTAACACcctattgagttgcatgcaccaaTCCGTTtaacccaaaagcttaagctgatggAGAGAAATGgacaattcacttatattccaacactcCCCCTCACATGGAGGCTCCTCAGGCCTCAAACGTGGAATAGGAGCGAGCCCCTCACGTGAAGGCTCCCTCTGGTTTTGATACCATATTGAGTTGCAGACACCAACAAGTTCAACCCAAAAACTTAAGCTGATGGGAAGAGATGagcaattcacttatattccaacacaCCCCCTCTCCCCCTCTCAGATGCAACATAAAATGCAGTGTCATTGCATTAGGAGAGCTGACACTATAAACTAATAAACTGGAAAACAAATGAAACTAATACATCCAAAATCAAAGATGTCATCAAAGCGTGCAACCCTTAAACAATGCCGATGTACACCATGTTACAAATATTGGGGACTATATTGGATGATTGTTTTGAGGCCATATAGGGAGTATTCATAGAGTACATGAGAAACAAAGAGAGGGAAACCCTAGACTACAAGATTACACTAATACCCTTAACTATTATACCTTAACAAAGACCACACCATGGCCTGCATGTAtaacaaattttgaaatttgcaaCGGACACCAATCTACTTGAGTTAATCAATTCAAAAGAAAACTCACAGTTAGCAACCGCGTTATGAATAGACCAAAGCAATGCATGGACCATTGACTATCCAAAAGTTTATGCAAACACCTGCTCTTTTGACTTACATtttaaccaaaaaaaaaagattacaTGCAAAATGCTATATCACAGACATCTAAACAGGGCAGTACGAATTACATGTGGACAATGGTACAGGTGAAATGAACTCAATCATGAATGTGGACTAGCCACTGAATGTACACAAAATTTCAGAGCACAACAGAAAGAGCTCATTACATTTTTAAAATACAATGACAATGTACACAATGAATGACAAGCTGCACATTGATTGTTGAAACCAATTACATTTTAGAATACAGAGAGAACTCACTGCAAGGCTTCACCAGACATTCATCTGTGAACTTCTTTTACAATTGTGTCTTCACCAACAGAAGACGTCGGAAGAAGGTGTTTGTCTTCCAAGTCATCTTCGTCAAAGTTATCGTTGCTGGTGGTGTTGGAACCATCTAAATTCACAGACAGCAATACGACATGAGACTGTATAATAGGATAACAAGAGGGCATAAACACAGCAGATTGGACAACAGTACAATGTATAGAAATGAAAAATGACAGCAAGGAGATAGAGAAACCACCAGTCATGACAGAGGAAATAGAGAGCACCAGAATCTACCTGAGAAACGACAGTCTGCAAGATGCTTTGTCTCAGTTGACTCAAGCCGCATGCTTTCTGGTAGAAGGCAGTTGCAAAAGGCACCTGAAAATAGTTTGGATTATCCTCCATTGTAAGCTATGTGAATTTTCATCCCAATATGTGTGTTCtttgcaacaaaaaaaaagtatatGTTTTGATACGAAGTTACAAACCAACCTAATAGATCCATGTGTTTCATTTGTCAGTGACTCAGTTACATCCAAAAATGCAATTCAAATCATGGGAGATATTGATATCAAATATTAAGGCTTATACTTCTGATGTTTTTCACTTCTATAATGGGGCCATACATGCCCCATGAAGGAAAACTCTGGTATTTCTGGGTATTTGCCTATTTGGTCAACATACATATTAGAATCTGGACAAGACTAGTAAGAAATGTATTGCATATGGCAAGGATAACTAGTTATCATTGATCACAACCGATCATGTATGAGTTTCACAATAttcctttgaaaaaaaaaggaatccATCTAACTTTTTGTTGGAAACTTGCCAGCTTCAAGGAACTGGTCCTGCTTGCAGAGCTGGAGAATGGTTGAACAATTTGATTTAAAAACTATGTTCAAATTCAATAAAAACTGTGTTCAAATTCAATACATTAAAGGACACCAAGAACTCAGTAACATGGTGATCCTAAATTTAGAACTGTGTGTTCTATCATAGTTGGATCAAAAGCAATGGCATTGAGATTTCCAGACACATTTAAGAAGTGATCTAATAAACATTCTTTAGTTTGATCATTCAATAATGTATGTTCATGATGCTAGCCCTTTCTTAGTTCTGTGTGACTCATAATTAGCATCCTATGAATAATCATTGTACTCTGTTTAGCGCATCTCTCTTCCTCTACAACTCAACAGGTTTCCTCCCATTCCTGAGCACTAAAATAATCCCACACTTAATTCCGGCATCTATATCAGAACTCCCTCCTATCATTAAAGTATTGCATGATAACAAACACTACTCCATCCATTTCACTACAGCTTGAGTATGCCCATCTTCTAGCTAACTAAAGTTTAGCAAGCCCATCTTCTACAGTTTAGCATGCCCATCTTCTCCCATCTAGAGCTTCTTAACTAGGAAATTTTATTATAATCAAGATAGTATCGTGGTTAGGATTCGAGATACTACAAGATAAATTTTTCTGTTCCCTGAATAATCTTAATCACATACAACATAGTACACTGAACTGCTAATGTTGTATACTTCTTGGCTGTAATAAATCACCAGAAACTTTCAAAGACAATATATATAGGACATGTTTTATTACCTAGCCTTGCAAGTCGATTGACCCAACCAGGAATTGGTTTTCCTGTTAATCTGGTGCTAAGATCATCTGTAAAATGGTTACAGTTCTTGGAAATGAGGTGGTAGGTATCTCCATGGTATTCTGAGGCCATCCTCTGAATGAATTCTCGAAATTCCAAGGGATTCAGAGTTGTGCGGCCTATGAAAACCGTACACCTGTATATGAACCCTGGGCAGTTCTTTGGTTCCACCTCAAAAACACCACTCGATGGGTGATCATGTGCTCCAAAACTGTACTCCGATCCATGAACTGTTGAACAATCAACAGAATAACATAAAACATGAACAATTTGGACACTTGAATAGAAAATGCTAAGTACAATGATGAACCAAATATTCTAAACATAGGATTAAATGATTTGTCAAGTTTTGGTTCTCATCACAAAATGGTCAAAATTGCATCACAGGATACATGCATATTCAGGaatatatgctcagaaatccaagaaaaaagaaagagtATCCCCTCAAAAATGAAAACGAGAGATGACCAGTCAGTGGCAGAGCACTTAGTCTCTTTACTATTTGTCAATTGTCCCTACAAGATCAACAGTGCTAACTTCAAGTTTGTCATCCTAACCTTTGTATACGCAAAACCAGTAATAGAACAAAAGCTACCAACAGTTTTCAAATTTAAATTTACCAAAAGAAAGTTGCAAACATATGAACACACTGGAAACAGTTGAGTTGGTTGATAGACAAAGCAAAATGATAAATAGTTTTCATGGCCCAAATAAATATAAACTCACTTTTCCTATATGTCAGACGCCTGAATTTTGGTTCCTGTTCAGGCAACACCCTGGCCATTGATCTTGCTTCAGTTTTTAAGCTCCATCAAGCAGAATCTCAGGTTGTTTTTACTTTGAAGTTGGATCCGTTCAGACCAAGACCTGCTAAGTGCTAACACATAATGGTGCCTCCTCTCCTTCCTATTCCACCCGTTAATTTTGTATTTATCTTGATCGCATGTCCAATGTCTTGGTCTGAGGAGCTAGCAGGGAGAGGATAGGTCAATTTTATCTAGGTCGTGGTGTACCAGCGAACGCCCTTGATTCCGAGACAGTGCTGTTGCCTGTTGAGGCTGTTCTAACAGAGCTCTGGTGAAGGTCTGGAGTGTGGTTGCTCCCCACTCTCCTTGTCGAAGTTCCTGTAATTTTGTTTACTGTTTTGTGTTAGAAACACTCATCAAATCTGACCTTGTTTGACCACAGAAAAATCTGTTGATTGTATCTTGTATTTTGTGTATTTATTACCGTCCAAAACAAGGTAATGTGATTGTTGGACCATAGAAGAATAATGTGGATTGTGTCTTGTGACTTGTTTTTTAGTTCAAGTTGGAATGGAAACACTAGGTGTTTTTGTCCTTGTTTGactatagaaaaaaaaactgtgGATTGTGTCTTTTGACTTGTGTTTTAGTTCAAGTTGGAAATACTAGGGGACTTTTGTCCTTGTTTGTCtatagaaaaaaaatgtttatTGTACTATGTATTTTGTGCAAAATAGACTACTCAAATCTTTTGTTTTGTAATTGTAGGGAAACACAAGGCAACTTTGTGATTATTTGACTATACAAAAAAGATTGTGGATTGTATAGGTACTTTGGTCCTTCTTTGGCTATCGTAAAAAAAATGTACAACTATAGAAGACTAAGAAGAGAAAAAATAAGGAAAACATAGGATTCTGATTTACTGAATTTCATAGTCTAGTGCTGAGTTTATGTAGTTTAGTTGTGGTATAAATGTATAATTACAGTTCTAACTAACAAAAGTTACacgttgaaatatgcaattttcttagatactggaatattgtttgtaataaactCCCCTGTAGAAATGAGCACACAGCCACACATTCATTGATTTTTCACCATAATGGTACACTGATTTGTCATTAATTGGAGACATAATGTGTTGAATTTTGTTTACACGTT is part of the Sorghum bicolor cultivar BTx623 chromosome 10, Sorghum_bicolor_NCBIv3, whole genome shotgun sequence genome and harbors:
- the LOC8061979 gene encoding deSI-like protein At4g17486 isoform X1 is translated as MGGAVSGGAAVGDAAGAATYPVVLNVYDLTPINNYLHWCGLGIFHSAVEVHGSEYSFGAHDHPSSGVFEVEPKNCPGFIYRCTVFIGRTTLNPLEFREFIQRMASEYHGDTYHLISKNCNHFTDDLSTRLTGKPIPGWVNRLARLGAFCNCLLPESMRLESTETKHLADCRFSDGSNTTSNDNFDEDDLEDKHLLPTSSVGEDTIVKEVHR
- the LOC8061979 gene encoding deSI-like protein At4g17486 isoform X2, yielding MARVLPEQEPKFRRLTYRKIHGSEYSFGAHDHPSSGVFEVEPKNCPGFIYRCTVFIGRTTLNPLEFREFIQRMASEYHGDTYHLISKNCNHFTDDLSTRLTGKPIPGWVNRLARLGAFCNCLLPESMRLESTETKHLADCRFSDGSNTTSNDNFDEDDLEDKHLLPTSSVGEDTIVKEVHR